One region of Myxocyprinus asiaticus isolate MX2 ecotype Aquarium Trade chromosome 38, UBuf_Myxa_2, whole genome shotgun sequence genomic DNA includes:
- the LOC127428801 gene encoding uncharacterized protein LOC127428801 isoform X2: MTSTTAVSGVWRSHAVLDESDPDCSPEAPQQFKKIRSSSSLNSLRMSLRKRLPLNPVQSNVNISENPTWESLQINQKASAVRKMTRGAKNSIGNVYQRFQRCRQSRQECLVMTPGRISEGEEYDCTPKRSAAPTTITPRRTPRSTSKRTPRGASTPDASVSSVRTAKTRGTRRQLVRMAALKSPFASPYTMNRRRQFDEDLDCVSKGFQRLKRLSQAFDDAIGSHDRNRFRDCLIME, encoded by the exons ATGACGTCCACTACTGCTGTTAGCGGGGTCTGGAGGTCGCATGCTGTCCTCGATGAGTCGGACCCTGACTGCTCGCCCGAAGCACCGCAGCAATTTAAGAAGATTCGCTCCTCCAGCTCACTGAATTCACTGAGAATGTCTCTGCGCAAACGACTGCCTTTGAATCCAGTGCAGTCCAACGTCAACATCTCCGAGAATCCCACCTGGGAGTCTCTTCAGATTAATCAAAAGGCTAGTGCTGTCCGCAAAATGACCCGCGGTGCAAAAAACTCAATAGGGAACGTCTATCAG AGGTTTCAAAGGTGCAGACAGTCACGTCAAGAGTGTCTGGTGATGACACCCGGTAGAATATCTGAAGGGGAGGAATATGATTGCACTCCGAAACGATCTGCTGCCCCTACTACAATCACCCCCAGGCGAACTCCAAGGTCAACCAGCAAGCGAACTCCTCGAGGGGCCTCTACCCCAGATGCCAGTGTCTCTTCAGTTAGGACAGCGAAGACCAGGGGCACCAGGAGGCAGCTGGTACGCATGGCAGCACTGAAAAGCCCTTTTGCCTCACCCTACACTATGAACCGCAGGAG GCAGTTTGATGAGGATCTGGATTGTGTGTCTAAAGGCTTCCAGCGGCTGAAGCGTCTCTCTCAAGCTTTTGATGATGCTATTGGGAGTCATGACCG CAACAGATTCAGGGACTGTCTTATCATGGAGTAA
- the LOC127428801 gene encoding uncharacterized protein LOC127428801 isoform X3 has product MTSTTAVSGVWRSHAVLDESDPDCSPEAPQQFKKIRSSSSLNSLRMSLRKRLPLNPVQSNVNISENPTWESLQINQKASAVRKMTRGAKNSIGNVYQRFQRCRQSRQECLVMTPGRISEGEEYDCTPKRSAAPTTITPRRTPRSTSKRTPRGASTPDASVSSVRTAKTRGTRRQLVRMAALKSPFASPYTMNRRRQFDEDLDCVSKGFQRLKRLSQAFDDAIGSHDRFRDCLIME; this is encoded by the exons ATGACGTCCACTACTGCTGTTAGCGGGGTCTGGAGGTCGCATGCTGTCCTCGATGAGTCGGACCCTGACTGCTCGCCCGAAGCACCGCAGCAATTTAAGAAGATTCGCTCCTCCAGCTCACTGAATTCACTGAGAATGTCTCTGCGCAAACGACTGCCTTTGAATCCAGTGCAGTCCAACGTCAACATCTCCGAGAATCCCACCTGGGAGTCTCTTCAGATTAATCAAAAGGCTAGTGCTGTCCGCAAAATGACCCGCGGTGCAAAAAACTCAATAGGGAACGTCTATCAG AGGTTTCAAAGGTGCAGACAGTCACGTCAAGAGTGTCTGGTGATGACACCCGGTAGAATATCTGAAGGGGAGGAATATGATTGCACTCCGAAACGATCTGCTGCCCCTACTACAATCACCCCCAGGCGAACTCCAAGGTCAACCAGCAAGCGAACTCCTCGAGGGGCCTCTACCCCAGATGCCAGTGTCTCTTCAGTTAGGACAGCGAAGACCAGGGGCACCAGGAGGCAGCTGGTACGCATGGCAGCACTGAAAAGCCCTTTTGCCTCACCCTACACTATGAACCGCAGGAG GCAGTTTGATGAGGATCTGGATTGTGTGTCTAAAGGCTTCCAGCGGCTGAAGCGTCTCTCTCAAGCTTTTGATGATGCTATTGGGAGTCATGACCG ATTCAGGGACTGTCTTATCATGGAGTAA
- the LOC127428801 gene encoding uncharacterized protein LOC127428801 isoform X4, which translates to MSLRKRLPLNPVQSNVNISENPTWESLQINQKASAVRKMTRGAKNSIGNVYQRFQRCRQSRQECLVMTPGRISEGEEYDCTPKRSAAPTTITPRRTPRSTSKRTPRGASTPDASVSSVRTAKTRGTRRQLVRMAALKSPFASPYTMNRRRQFDEDLDCVSKGFQRLKRLSQAFDDAIGSHDRRKKVIHIWDGMRVSK; encoded by the exons ATGTCTCTGCGCAAACGACTGCCTTTGAATCCAGTGCAGTCCAACGTCAACATCTCCGAGAATCCCACCTGGGAGTCTCTTCAGATTAATCAAAAGGCTAGTGCTGTCCGCAAAATGACCCGCGGTGCAAAAAACTCAATAGGGAACGTCTATCAG AGGTTTCAAAGGTGCAGACAGTCACGTCAAGAGTGTCTGGTGATGACACCCGGTAGAATATCTGAAGGGGAGGAATATGATTGCACTCCGAAACGATCTGCTGCCCCTACTACAATCACCCCCAGGCGAACTCCAAGGTCAACCAGCAAGCGAACTCCTCGAGGGGCCTCTACCCCAGATGCCAGTGTCTCTTCAGTTAGGACAGCGAAGACCAGGGGCACCAGGAGGCAGCTGGTACGCATGGCAGCACTGAAAAGCCCTTTTGCCTCACCCTACACTATGAACCGCAGGAG GCAGTTTGATGAGGATCTGGATTGTGTGTCTAAAGGCTTCCAGCGGCTGAAGCGTCTCTCTCAAGCTTTTGATGATGCTATTGGGAGTCATGACCG aagaaagaaagtcattcacatctgggatggcatgagggtgagtaaatga
- the LOC127428801 gene encoding uncharacterized protein LOC127428801 isoform X1, giving the protein MTSTTAVSGVWRSHAVLDESDPDCSPEAPQQFKKIRSSSSLNSLRMSLRKRLPLNPVQSNVNISENPTWESLQINQKASAVRKMTRGAKNSIGNVYQRFQRCRQSRQECLVMTPGRISEGEEYDCTPKRSAAPTTITPRRTPRSTSKRTPRGASTPDASVSSVRTAKTRGTRRQLVRMAALKSPFASPYTMNRRRQFDEDLDCVSKGFQRLKRLSQAFDDAIGSHDRRKKVIHIWDGMRVSK; this is encoded by the exons ATGACGTCCACTACTGCTGTTAGCGGGGTCTGGAGGTCGCATGCTGTCCTCGATGAGTCGGACCCTGACTGCTCGCCCGAAGCACCGCAGCAATTTAAGAAGATTCGCTCCTCCAGCTCACTGAATTCACTGAGAATGTCTCTGCGCAAACGACTGCCTTTGAATCCAGTGCAGTCCAACGTCAACATCTCCGAGAATCCCACCTGGGAGTCTCTTCAGATTAATCAAAAGGCTAGTGCTGTCCGCAAAATGACCCGCGGTGCAAAAAACTCAATAGGGAACGTCTATCAG AGGTTTCAAAGGTGCAGACAGTCACGTCAAGAGTGTCTGGTGATGACACCCGGTAGAATATCTGAAGGGGAGGAATATGATTGCACTCCGAAACGATCTGCTGCCCCTACTACAATCACCCCCAGGCGAACTCCAAGGTCAACCAGCAAGCGAACTCCTCGAGGGGCCTCTACCCCAGATGCCAGTGTCTCTTCAGTTAGGACAGCGAAGACCAGGGGCACCAGGAGGCAGCTGGTACGCATGGCAGCACTGAAAAGCCCTTTTGCCTCACCCTACACTATGAACCGCAGGAG GCAGTTTGATGAGGATCTGGATTGTGTGTCTAAAGGCTTCCAGCGGCTGAAGCGTCTCTCTCAAGCTTTTGATGATGCTATTGGGAGTCATGACCG aagaaagaaagtcattcacatctgggatggcatgagggtgagtaaatga